The following coding sequences are from one Streptomyces dengpaensis window:
- a CDS encoding sigma-70 family RNA polymerase sigma factor: MTAGTTTFTHGTTAEHELAALQREHGRPLFALLLRLCDGDRQRAEDLVQETFVRAWQHPEALRADDFDSVRPWLLTVGRRLAIDARRARRARPAEVGDAVLDSASVCADHAERSAATLDVREAVKTLTPEHREVLVLVYFQGASVAEAAAALGIPPGTVKSRAYYALRALRRVLPGYAADLR; this comes from the coding sequence ATGACGGCCGGAACCACCACCTTCACGCACGGGACGACCGCCGAGCACGAGCTGGCCGCGTTGCAGCGCGAGCACGGCCGGCCCCTCTTCGCGCTGCTGCTGCGGCTCTGTGACGGCGACCGGCAGCGCGCCGAGGATCTGGTGCAGGAGACGTTCGTACGCGCCTGGCAGCACCCCGAGGCGCTGCGTGCCGACGACTTCGACTCGGTACGCCCCTGGCTGCTCACCGTGGGACGGCGGCTCGCGATCGACGCGCGGCGGGCCCGCCGGGCGCGCCCCGCGGAGGTCGGCGACGCGGTGCTGGACAGTGCGAGCGTCTGCGCCGATCACGCCGAGCGGTCCGCGGCGACGCTCGACGTGCGGGAGGCTGTGAAGACTCTCACTCCCGAGCACCGTGAAGTCCTGGTGCTGGTGTACTTCCAAGGGGCGAGCGTGGCGGAGGCCGCCGCTGCGCTCGGCATACCGCCCGGTACCGTGAAGTCTCGCGCGTACTACGCGCTGCGCGCCCTGCGCCGAGTTCTTCCGGGATACGCGGCCGACCTGCGGTGA